CAGTGTCTGAAGATCCTTCTGGAAGGGAGCTCTGGTCCCCCATGTGCAGGCCTAGGGCTGACTAGGAGGAAGGGGTGCATCGTGCAGCATGGAGAAAAAAGAGGCTTTGGCCTTGGGGAACACAGCAGGGTCCATTGAATGCCATGGCTAAGGTGCCTATAGGGGCACAAGGAGGGCCACCCCACCCCGGTCGCCGCccactgcttctctcttcttccagaatAGCATGAGCACACGGACTTAcagtgcccccagccctggcttccCTGGATCACATCCAGCCCTCACAGGATCCTCATCGCCACAGGGTAAATTGAGACTGGCCCACCAGCTGACATCAATGCCCCCATTTTCCAGGTAAACATACTGGCACAGCGGCCAAGGATTTCCCGAGGCCTTCTCAGGGGCTGGGCTCCCTACACTCATCACCTCATGCAGATCTCCCCACAACCCTGTGGAGGAGTCTCCCCGTTTGGCAGATGTggacactgagactcagaaagcagACTTGCTTGGGGTGGTCCAGCCACCAGCAGATGTGGGCCAAGCAGCCCTGACTACAGCAGGGACCCTGGGCAGACTCCAGAGGGGCTGCTGAGCCAGATGGCAGCACTGCCGCCCCATCAGTTCCTCGCTGTCCTTGGGAGCTTGCTTGTGCCAGATCGCTGGGATGGCCTGACACCTCACCTCCACTTGGCCCTCCTTCCCTTCGTTCACATGGGTCACTCCCATACCTGACTAGCCCCCCCTTCCACAACTCCACCCCGACCAGGCGCTCACATCTCACAGCCTCTGTTCCAGCCATTCCCTCTACCTAGAGTGCCCTTCCCTTTAGTTCTGAGCAAGCCAACTCTTCCAgcaacttctctctcctccctgggctgGCAGAACCTCTTCCAAACTTTCCCAAGACCCTGTGCCTATCTCCTCAGCACCTGGAGGCCTGGATCTTCAGTACCTGCCCTGCCCGGGGAGGTGACCCGCCAGTATCCACAGCTCCTCATCAAGGCAGGTCAGGACTGGTGTCCCAGGAGTGGCAAGGAGTGCTATGGGGATGGGGCAGTGCCAGTTCTGGGGGGCCATGGAGGGGTCTCTCTGGGGTAGTATTCCTGCCCACAGGCCTTCTAGGGAGTCTTCCAGAGCCAGGAGAGTCACGTGACCTCCAGCTACTAGGGCTGGCTGAGACTCACCTCTGCTTCTCATGGCACTCCAGCTCAGGTGTCATCATTCTGACTTACATCCAAgcttccctccccaactcagcttccagaactcactatttgcagatattgaTAGAGCCCTCCTCCGGCCaggttcccttccccaccctttgCAGTGCAGTGAAAAGCAACTGAGCCTCGCcacgcccccccaaccccaacgaAAGGACTAAGGGTGCTCTCCCCACGCCCCTCTGCCTGGTACAGACGAGCAGCCACAGTCCCAGCCTCCGCCTCGCCCTGTTCCACGACCCCCAAGCTGGAggcttggggagtggggggcacagCTCACAAAGAGCCTTTTGAGCCCAGCGCCTAGGGGACGCCCCTGCCCAGGCCTAGGGAGGGGATCTAAGGCATGAGGCTTTGCCCTCCAGGGCCTGGGAAAGGTCCTAGGGCCAGCCTGGTTGGGTGAGGGGGCATCAGAGCCCAGTAGTCTCCCTGGAATCCCGCCCCCACATCTTTGTCTCTATGCCCCCAATCCCTGTTTCTGGGGATCCCATTCCCTCCCATAGGGTGACGCTCAGGGAGGGAGTGGGCTGTGTGAGCCCTGAGggcttggcggggtgggggttgggccgGGAGCCCAGAGATGGAGGCGGAAGGCCAGGAGTGCGGGGATGGAGGGACTGCGGCTAGGGTTACCCTGGACGCCAGGGTCAACTCACCCATCTCCAGCCTGGTCTCGGCAGCGGAGGCAACAGCAGCAGCGTCGGCGATGGCTGCGCGGCACTCGAGGCCCCAGCGGGGAGATACTGGCGTCTGCTACAGCCTCTCACCCCATCTCGAGCTCCTGCAGAGTCTGGGGCGAGCGCAGGGCATCGTGGGCCTTGAGGCCCCGCGCCCGGCCCACATCCCCGCCTcacgcccccacctccaccacttcCGCCTTCCAGGCACTGCCGCCAGGCTGCACCCTGGGACgcggcgcgggggaggggccccCCCCGGGAAGGGTGTGTGGGGCGAGAGGGGTGCCAAAGGGAGGCCGGAGCTAGGCGAGAAGAGGTGCCAGCTCCTGCCAGGCTCCCCGGCTCCGGACCCCACCCCATTAGCCCACCGGAGCCCCCTGCCTTTTGTTCGCAGTTCCCCTGTAGGCCCGGGGCCCTATAGTCTCCCTGGCATCCAATAGTCTCCCTGGCATCCGACCCTCACCTTTCTGTCTCCACGCCCGCAACCCCCGGGCCCGGGGCTCCCACTCCTGCCCCAAGGGTCACGCTCAGGGAGGGAGTGGGCTGTGGGAGCCCTGACGCTGTGGGAGGGTGGTTGTGCCGGGAGCGCGGAGATGGAGGctgagggccaggaggagggcatGGATGGAGGGGCTGCGGAGCGGGTTCCCTGGGATGCCAGGGTCAACTCACCCATCTCCAGCCTGGTCTCAGCAGCGCAGGCaacagcggcggcggcggcggcggcggcgatggCTGCGCGGACCTCGAGGCCCCCGCGGGGAGATGCTGGCGTCTGCTGCAGCCTCTGACCCCATCCCGGGCTCGGGCGGAGGCTGAGGCATGCGCCCGGCATCGCGGGCATCGCGGCCCCGCGCCCGGCCCATAGCCCCGCGTCccggccccacctccaccccttcccgcAGTCCAGGCACGTCGGACAGGCTGCACCCTGGGACGCGGCGCGGGGAAGGGGCCACCTGGGATGGGCGTATGTGGCGAGAGGGGTGCCAAAGGCAGGCCTCAGCGCGGCGAGCAGAGGTGCCAGCTCCCGCCTGGCTTGGCAGCTCCGGACCCTGCCCCACCACCCaccggagcccccccccccctccgttcACAGTGCCACGCTGGGCCTGGGCGTGGGAGTGGGAGCCCAATAGTCTCCCTGGCATCCGACCCCCACCTCCCTGTATCGAAGCCCCCAACCCCCGGGCCCGGGGTTCCCGCTCCCGCCCCTAGGGTCatgctcagggagggagggggctgtgggagcccTGAAAGCGTGGGGGGGGGGATTGTGCCGTCAGCGCGGAGTTCAAGGCGGAGGGCTAGGAGTGCGTGGATGGAGGGGCTGTGGCGCGGGTCCCCCGTGACGCCAGTGTCAACTCACCCATCTCCAGCCTGGTCTCAGCAGCGGAGGCAacagcggcggtggcggcggcggtggcggcggcgttGGCTCCGCGGCCCCcggagccccaggctgggagaTGCTGGCTTCCGCCGCAGTCTCTCGTCCCATCCCGGGATCCGGTGGCGGCtgcagcgggctccaggcttcgcGGGCGTcgcggccccggcccggcccctatCCCCGCCTCacgccccacctccaccccttcccgcGGTGCAGGCACGGCCGCCTGGCTGCACCCTGGGCTGCGGCGCGGGGAAGGGGCCCCTCGGGAGGCGCGCGTGGGGCGAGAAGGGTGCCGAGGCGAGACCCGAGCGTGGCGAGCAGAGGTGCTGGCTCCCGCTGGGTTCCGCGGCTTTggaccccgccccaccccccaccggagccccctcctctctgttcGCTGCGCGGCGCTgggcctgggggggggtggggggcatcggAGCTTTGGTTACCGTTGACAGTTAGGCCTCTGTGCGCATGCGCAGTGGATGCCTCTTCTGAAGTGCGCAAGCGCGCTTGTGTCTGGCGGTATTGCTTGTTGCCGGTTACTGAGAAGTGGCAGCTACCAAAAGGCGGATCCTCACTGCTGGGGTGTTGTGGCCAGGCGGGTTTGGCCTGTCTCCGGCGCTAGTGTTGGGCTCGGGAGGTAGTGGAAAGGGAGGGCGGGGTGAAGTCTCTGTGGAGCCCGCAGGCTTCACAATGAAGAGGAATTGGGGGTtcgggagggagaagggcatgtCGCCCTTGGGCTCCGCTTCTGGCttgcagaggcagggcaggggcgttGGGCAGAAGAACAATGGAATTGACAACTTGCTGCTGGGTTACCATGTCCAAGACAGAGATCTCAGAAAGATCCACAAGGCTGCCTGTGTGGGCAACGCAGCGCAAGTGCAGCAGATTCTGTTCTTCGCGGAAAATGGCGTGGATGATAGAGACAAAATGAACAGGTAATAGGGGCTtggaggctggcagggaggaggcggGACGGACCTGGGAGAAGAGCACACCTGGCCTAGCTCTACCTGTGCATCCGAGCCCTCCCTCGGGGAGCTGGGTTCTCTTCCCTCCTGAGGTCCCGCTGCCCCTCGGTCGTGGGAACCCTATGTGGTCTAGCACCAGGCCAACAGCGTGAGCGGCAAAAACAGTCTTCAGCTGCCCTGGCACGTACCCCGTAATTCCTGAATAGACCACTTGACTCTCAAATTTGACATGATTTACCCAAATTTCAATAGTAATACACACGAAATTAAGTGTCGACAACATGTTGTTTGTAATGGACTCATTTTCATACCATAACGTCACAGAAAAGTGCATAATGGGAGAAATAATTCCTGTAATCAACTTCTGGGCTAGAAATTCTTGGGACAAAATCCAGTATCCAGTTTATGTCTGTGTACACTTGGTATGTGTGCTATTTCCTGAGGGACCTTGGAAGGACATTTTGAAGTGGAAGATGGCTCTGAATAGGAGGActcctttttctcaaaatgtgtgcCCTTCCTGTATTTGTCAGTGTTAGGTAAAGCAAATGAAAGCATCCTGGTTTTAAGAATTTTGAGCTACACATGCTCTTCTTGTGATGTCATTAAGGAAAGTTTTGGACTCACTatcttgtacatctgaaatttatagaacactgtatgttaacaaactggaattaACCTAAgaacttatgtttttatatagGAGGTAGATTTGCCCTTCCAGATATCAAAATATACCTgaaatttcctcaaattattcATTTACACACAGCTGAAAAGACAGATAAAGGAGTGGTGCAGTGTAGAACATGACCAACGCTCAAATATACATAAGACTTTAGAATTTCATACTGGTGACATTTCATATTAGTAGGAAAAGGTGAACTATTCGTAAGTAGTGGAGAAACAGCCGATTTGGAGAAAACTTGTTAGAATTTTATCTCCCTAAATTAAGTTCCAGATgggatgtcaatttaaaaattttaattggcaaaataagaaaagtaacagaaaaaaatcctacaaatgcCTATTTACCCATCCTAAGAATGACTTGAAAAGCAAgacttttggggggtgcctgggtggctcagtcagttaagcctctgactcttgatttcggctcaggtcataatctcaggtgTTCGTGTGTTCAAGTCCTTCgacgggctccctgctgtcaatgtggagcatgcttgggattctgtgttgcctctctctctctctctctctctctctctctctctctctctctcaaaaaaaaaaaaatggggcccctgggtggctcagtcagttaagtggtctGACTTTGGGAGTCATGATCccgtgctttgtgggttcgagccccgcttcaggctctgtgctgacagctcagattctgtgtctccctctctctctgcccctcccttgcttgcacgctgtgtctctgtctcccaaaaatacataaatattaaaaaatatttttttatatcaagaATTCTGGAGATTGATTTAGCaacataaaaaactaaaagcctctatcagaaaataatattattaaaataaaagacaatgcacttgcaaatatttacaacatatttgTATCAGACAACAGAATCTATCTTCGTTTTACAGAGAAGTCTTtgaaatcaaaatgaacaaaaacctgTAATTTGAAATCGTGCAAAgtatttctttgcatatctacAAGGGACCAGTGGACATAGGGAAATATAGTGtccctgggaaaaaagaaatttaagtgaaaaagcGACTGAAATACAGTTTTCCATCTACAACCTTTGTGAAAATAGAGTGATGGTGCTTATACTGCCGCTAAAGTTTAAGTTGTTTTCAACTTTCCAATAGACAATTTCGTGTAagtaccacatttaaaaaatatgtattccttttacccatcaattttatttctactaaaatATCTTTAGGAAATCACTAGAGATAAATGAcatacattttgcttttctcagcactatttaaaatagcaatgtaTTAAGAAGAACTCGTATAATGGCTTTTATAAGTAAATGTCATTACATCCATAAGATGGATATGTGATCATTGAAAGTGGCATAGATAATAGATATACACAGAGATGCAGAGCTGTGCTTTAGTTGATCATTAAGTGAGAACAAAAATCAGTGTGATCATAGGTACACACAAGCAGACTACGGTTTTATGTTAAGCCCAAATATGCACAAAATGGGAtgacatttgttatttctgagcctttgtatttacatgcatttttctttgccttcaaagAAAATCTGTGCTTTCTACAGGAAAAGGTGTATAAAGGTcctattaaaagtttattatcaACAGAAAGGGTTTATTGtcgttgaagtaatcctggagaAGAGCAAGAATATTGatcttatatacataaaaataatttctcactttgtgttaaaaaatatttttggatgtaaaataagaaaagtgagttaattaaaatgatttttgaggATTGGCATATTTGGACAACTTTTGGCCTCTTCAGAAGTAAAGGGagtatttttatttgcacttgtagattttattatgcatatattaagcatatacatatgttttctgTTATAGGTAGCTTTATTACGAGTAATAGGTAAATGGTTTAtattaatcatgaaaataaaatatattagttgtgtgcttatgaaaaaaataagacagcaGATATAAGTGATTATTTACTGTTTCAGAAGTATGCTTTCCTTtatataccttttctttaaaaatattgaactctccaaatgtatttatccactctttccatccatttatttatcacCTAGAACCTGCACATATATTATTTAGCGGACATACTCTACCCAAGATCCTTTTGTTCACAAAGACTTCATTTTGCACAGTATGAGCAAGatgaggaattttatttatttattttctaaagattttatttttttaagtttatttatttattttttgagaaggatggggtgggggtggggatggggacaatggaaggacagagagagaatcccaagcaggccccgtgctgaaaGCAGGAACTTTTCCAATACACTTTTCCAAGAgtcccagcatggggcttgagccagtgaacatgagatcgtgacttgagcccgatcaagagctgcacgcttaacagactgagccacccaggtgccccagcttttatcttgtttactttatgttttaagtgttatttattgttgagggtgaaagcatgagcagggggagggggaaaaggagaggagggacagagcatctaaagcaggctctgcaccagattttatttttaagtaatctctatacccatcgtggggctcaaatttacaaccctgagatcaaggtcctatgctctactgactgagccggcaaggcacccctaagatgagaaattttacattgaagtattaggatttactctcaatgggaagttttcctctttcctgtcaAAGTTTCTGAAGATAGGAAATTGTAAAAGATAACCTTTACCTGCCCTTCTGAAATTTACGATAGTAGTAGGTACTAATATTGATCACTGGAAATACTTGATTTTCGTACAATCTGTAGACCTCAATACTTAATAAAATGAGCTGTTCCTAGTCATTGGAATCCTGAGTTTCCTGTGGCTTAAACTTTCTTGAGAAGCAAAGTAAGGagtccttaaaaaatgttttccttttgttaatttagTCCTCTTTTCCTATAATGCTTTTcagaactaaaatttatttaagtgccAATCATATGACTAGAACTGCAATAGACCTATTGTATATACCATCATTTCACATAATGGAAGGCACCAAGATTCTATGGTGTCCCACTATTTTATatgccaattatttttttaaagtcctgccATTTACAGTTGTAAGACATTTTGAGTTAGAAATTGCATTCCAATatcagagatattaaaatgtgacaaaatgagCATCTTAGAATCATTGAAACGCAGTATTCTTGCTAATCCTTAAAACATATCTGCAAAGTAGGTGTAATTGTATCAAGGTACCTAATTGAAGTGTTGTTTATGTAAAGCAGTAGTAatggtaaaaattatattatccaACAACTATTGAGatgttatttaattatattatccaACAACTATTGAGATGTTATTTGTGCtaggaaatgttctaaatactTGCATAGATCCTCATTTAAGCATCACAACGAGGTCTTGTGAGATAACTactcagtatttcatttcatttcatttcatttcatttcatttcatttcatttcattcatttatctttttttttttttttactaatctctGCACCTACGTGGGgcttcaaactcacgaccctgagatcaagagttacatgcttttcagactgagctagccagatgACACGAGACAACTACTATTTTTATCCCCTTTTGTTGAGGACATTGAGGATAAGTCTAAGCAATAACTAGTGAGTGACAGAGTTaaactaggattcaaacccaagtggAGCTGAATCCCCaggtcatgctctttctcttcaaaCAGGCCActcttttattagtgtgatgAGTAATCACTACTAAATATTGTACTTTCTCCAGAGGAAAACTGAATCTTTGTTTTGGAGGCATAGGAATAACATGCTACTTAATGTTTACAATTTCCTGAATTAACTGcaagttttgagagagtgcactaTCATTTCCTAAAAAGTCCTCTCACTTTTTTAGGACTGCTCTCCATTTGGCCTGTGCCAATGGCCATCCAGAAGTGGTGAGCCTCCTAGTAGAGAGGAAATGTCATCTTAACCTCTGTGATCATGAAAACAGGACAGCTCTCATGAAGGTATGTAGTACCAGCTATGTCTGCCTGAGATAGATTTGATGTCATTActtagaatgaaaatgaaattattgccTTGAAACAAAACGAATTGGTGAAACCTGTGGCATGCttactttaaattctcagaaTTTACACTCTGTTTCTTGGCATATCACTGACAGGCCGTACAGTGCCAGGAAGAGAAATGTGTAAACATACTATTGGAAAATGGTGCCGATCCAAATATTAGGGATGTGAGTGGCAACACTGCTCTCCACTATGCGGCCTTTGGTGATAATATATCCATAATAGAGAAGCTGCTGCTATACAATGCGAATACTGAAGCAAGAAATAAGGTAAAGAactaatttatacattatttgaaaatttatatatacacgTGAATATTTTAgccacaaaatgttttatttcacacacacacacacacgcatgcacgcatgcacacacatactcactcACTGAATTCTATATATCAGGCCCTTTCATCATGGAAATAACTCCAATGCCAAGTCAGGGAGGGCTAGAAAAAAGTAGTGCCCACAGAAAGGGCAAAGTTGTATCTCCCAGCCACCCTTCcaccccagaaagaaaatgtttccattagTGCCTACAAGTGGATGGTAGTCTCAGAGCCCATAAAGGACTAAAGGTCTAGAGGGGAGTGAGGCGACGATGGAGGCTGGGTGCTATGCAGAGGCTTAGGCAAGGGGTGCTGCTGGGGATaggtgggaggaggaatggagaCCCAGACCCAGCAGGGAGAGCTTGGATGTGTGCAAGCGGGAGGAGAAAGCAACAGGTTGTAGGTGCTGGGCACTGCAGGCCCCGGTGCTCTGAAGATGAGGGCATTGGGGTCAGGTCATGTCTGGACATCCAGCAAAGGCATCTACTTGTGTTGGTAGCCACTCGGCCAGCCATGTACCATGTTGGGGTGTCCCACTTCAGAGAGTAGCTCCTGCTCAACCTTGTGTAGCTCCTCAGCAGGGTTGTAGCTGTACATGGGGAGTAGATGATGGCCACACTTGCTGGcccaccttccttttctttgacaTGCATTACCTCTCACTGCTGAAGCCCCTAGAGGAACACCCTTGGTTGACATGGGCAGGGTCAATTTTACGTATTCGGAAGTTCAAGGATTccctgaatgaaaatatttggcaGTAACTTATTTatctaagatttctttctttctttctttctttctttctttctttctttctattattttttatttatttttgagagagagagagagagagacagagacagaacaagagggggagaggggcagagagagagagggagacacagaatctgaagcaggctccagactcccagctgtcagcacagagcccaatgcagggcatgaactcatgagccatgagattaagacctgagccaaagttggatgctctaccaactgagccacctaggcacccctacgatttcattttaaataaggatacttctaaagaaacagagaatactgctttgttttatgtatttatggcaaatatttatgaaaacaatatatttgttaaaggtaaaacttattttttttcaaatatttttcccatccaattttttttattagtgaaaaACAACACAGGAAAGCAAAATTTGCCCTAGGCTTTGtcttaaaactcaaagaaaagaaatgcattttacaataaaaaatattgctgCTGTTGACAAGTTCCTATTTGATaaaaaagtgatttataaaaatgggatttATCTTTTATTGGCCAAGgcttaagagaaaaaaggggaaaggagggagcagTCAGAACTAAGTGGGCCAATTTGGAAATTTGACaagtgagagaaaatatcaagaagaggttgtttgttttattgtttttttttccccttcagtttaTACGTTTAGTCAAGGAGTCTTCAATGTTTGAGGGGAATAATTGTTACTTAGGGAAAGAGTGAGTTGCAAACCTGCCTAGAGACCAAGTGTAGGAGGACTCAGAGGAAATCAGATTGGCAGTGAACAGGTGGTTGATTAAGTggtcaaggagaaaaaagaacaaataattaacTGTCATATAATCCTATTCTGGCAGAAACAGCCACTTAGGTAAGAGTCTAAACTCTGCTCTGAAATCTAGAATATCTTGATTGGAAGTAAGAAGTTTAAAAGTAATGCAATCAAGTTGCATTTGGACTTTACATTTAGTCCCTGTTCTACCTCTGCTCAGGGAAATTAAATGCAGTTTTGATAAGTCATTTTTTTggctaaatatttaaatgatagaGGGAGTTGGCCACATAGATGAGACTGATGTGATTGTCTGCTGCACCACCTCTCAGCTAGAATTGTGGTGGTGAATCCCCGTGCCCTGGggaagtttcaattttttttttaacaagcctaAACTCTCCCCTGAAGAGTTTGAGTAAATCTAGTAACATGTATACATAGACAtggatatttagaaatattttttttgagactgtgCTACAACTCTTGGTTAAGAACtactggggtgtgtgggtggctcagtcggttaagtgtctgacttcaggctcaggcatcatctcacagttcacaagttctagccccgtgttgggctctgtgctgacagcttagacaaagcgtggagcctgcttcatattctgtagtctccctctctttttgcccctcccctgctcgtgctctttctctctcttccacaaaaagtgcacatttaaaaaaaattaaaaaaagctaaCTATTGAATGCAGGGGTACACAGGTTTTTCGGTTGATTAAGTgaccgacttccactcaggttgtgatctcatggtttgtgagtttgagccccacattgggctctgcactgatggtgcagagacacatgagaatctctctccctgcccctcccccactcgctcatgcttgctctctctctctctctctctctctctctctctctcatattcatAGCCATTTGGTTATTACAAGCAGTGTTTTCCTGATTGCAATAGGATAAAATCTTCAATCTTCTTTATTAGTTGAAGCTATGTGACCGACTGTCTTATGATGTCTGTTAAATTCATATCGCCCTGGTATAATCCAAATGGTAGTTTTAAACATGGAAATGTAGTTAGTGACAATGCAGTTgggaattgttttcataatttagttTTGGCATAGTTGTGAACTAATTTGTCTATTTGATTAACAGTCTGGGAGAATTAAACACAGATAGATTGCGGTTTTAAGAAGCGTTGGAAAAATTCTTAAAGTGGGTGTTACGAGTCTTTTTGTTGTGAttcttttagacagagagagtgtgagtgggggagaagggcagagggagagagggagaacctcaagcaggctccaagctcagtgccaAGCTTGATGCAGAACTcagtcccacaactctgggatcatgacctgagctgaagtcaagcgtcagatgctcaagtgactaagccacccaggctcccctcttatgagtctttttttttcttgttttttaaaatatttttttaacatttatttatttttgagacagagagggacagagcatgaatgggggaggggcagagagagagggagacacagaattggaagcaggctccaggctctgagccatcatcccagagcctgacgcggggctcgaactcatggactgtgagatcgtgacctgagccgaagtcggacgctcaaccgactgaaccacccaggctcccctaccctCTTATGAGTCTTAATAGCAATTTTTATTACATGTCGGGGCCTAAGTTTTTGCTAAAATGTGATACTGATACTTCAGGAAAgatttacatacaaatatttgctttatgcacAACCAAAATACCCGTGGGCTATTGACTAAATTTGTCCCCTGGATGTGTTTCGTTTCCTCCATAAATtgagtcaacatttaaaattatgacaCTCATGCAGAAATCTGGATCAGACACTTCTTATAGAATCATACCTGGTACTTTGAGCCCATACTACTGTTTGGTATGCATTTCAGCGGCTGACCTTTTTATATGAGGTATGTGTGTCTACAGTTTGCTACTGTCCCCACTTAGGTTCTTCACTTACTCAAGTCACCTACTTTGCCTCCATAAGCAATGCGTTTacaattactgttttattatatatatgtatatatatatatatatatatatatatatatatatatatatatacatatatatacacatatatatatcatatatttctgtgatatacacaaaaacatacacacatatatttatttatatatatatatatatatatatatatatatatatatatatattagactgTGCTAATCAGATCTCTtttggacacaaagaaatcttggtaattttttttaaagttaattttgagaaagagagagacaatccctaGGAGGcactgggtttgaactcatgaatcatgagaccatgtcttgagccaaagtcaggagtcagatgcttaactgactgagctacccagtcgccTCTGTTTTATGgtctattttgataaagatttcaagGGTTTCAAGGCAAtccatattaatttataatatatattttgtattttatgttagtGTCTTCGGAATAGGATTGAATTTTCCAGGTTAGACTTTCTAAGttgtttttgtattctattcattttttttaatgttt
Above is a window of Neofelis nebulosa isolate mNeoNeb1 chromosome 15, mNeoNeb1.pri, whole genome shotgun sequence DNA encoding:
- the LOC131495894 gene encoding ankyrin repeat domain-containing protein 26-like produces the protein MKRNWGFGREKGMSPLGSASGLQRQGRGVGQKNNGIDNLLLGYHVQDRDLRKIHKAACVGNAAQVQQILFFAENGVDDRDKMNRTALHLACANGHPEVVSLLVERKCHLNLCDHENRTALMKAVQCQEEKCVNILLENGADPNIRDVSGNTALHYAAFGDNISIIEKLLLYNANTEARNKDNITPLLVAVNENKQQIVEVLVEKAANIHAEDKLKSYEIICRHKEEIMLKNSLQNSNPGKTLHSELLLVVLT